In the genome of Capra hircus breed San Clemente chromosome 5, ASM170441v1, whole genome shotgun sequence, one region contains:
- the MGAT4C gene encoding alpha-1,3-mannosyl-glycoprotein 4-beta-N-acetylglucosaminyltransferase C: MLKFHQVKHIFDILDKMRCLRKRSTVSFLGVLVIFLLFMNLYIEDSYVMEGDKQILRETSTHQLSPEHYMHTFKDLSNFSGALNVTYRYLAVMPLQRKRFLTIGLSSVRRKKGSYLLETIKSIFEQSSYEELKEISVVVHLADFNSSWREVMLQDITQKFAHHIIAGRLMVIHAPEEYYPILSGLKRNYNDPEDRVRFRSKQNVDYAFLLNFCANISYYYVMLEDDVRCSKNFLTAIKKVIASLEGTYWVTLEFSKLGYIGKLYHSHDLPRLAHFLLMFYQEMPCDWLLTHFRSLLAQKNVIRFKPSLFQHMGYYSSYKGTENKLKDDDFEEEPFDLPDNPPASLYTNMSVFENYDASKAYSSVDDYFWGKPPSTGDVFVIIFEKPIVIKRIKVNTGTEDRQNDILHHGALDVGGNIRYFKQNRQCVTYIKLGEFRNGNFEVSDVNQKIPFDIHCMRIYVTKTQKEWLIIRSISIWTS, encoded by the exons ATGCTTAAATTTCACCAAGTGAAACATATTTTTGATATACTAGATAAAATGCGATGCCTGCGAAAACGTTCTACTGTCTCATTCTTGGGAGTTCTtgtcattttccttctgtttatGAACTTGTACATTGAAGATAGCTATGTTATG GAAGGAGACAAACAGATTTTAAGGGAAACATCTACACATCAGCTGAGTCCAGAACACTACATGCATACTTTCAAAGATTTGTCCAATTTCTCAGGAGCCCTCAATGTCACCTATCGCTACTTAGCTGTCATGCCTTTACAAAGAAAGC GATTTCTTACAATTGGACTTTCATCAGTGAGACGAAAAAAAGGAAGCTATTTACTTGAGACAATCAAGTCAATTTTTGAGCAATCCAGCTATGAAGAATTGAAGGAAATTTCAGTGGTGGTTCATCTAGCTGACTTTAACTCATCCTGGCGTGAGGTCATGCTGCAAGATATTACACAGAAATTTGCCCACCATATTATTGCTGGAAGGTTAATGGTTATACATGCTCCAGAGGAATATTACCCAATCCTGAGTGGCCTTAAAAGAAATTACAATGATCCAGAAGATAGAGTCAGATTTCGTTCCAAGCAAAATGTAGATTATGCTTTTTTGCTCAACTTTTGTGCCAATATTTCATACTATTATGTAATGCTTGAAGATGATGTTCGTTGTTCAAAAAATTTCTTAACTGCCATCAAGAAAGTCATTGCATCCTTAGAAGGAACTTACTGGGTAACCCTTGAGTTCTCTAAGCTTGGCTATATTGGAAAACTTTATCATTCTCATGATCTCCCACGTTTGGCAcattttttattaatgttttatcaaGAAATGCCTTGTGATTGGCTATTGACTCATTTCCGGAGTCTGTTAGCTCAGAAAAATGTGATTCGTTTTAAACCATCTCTCTTTCAGCACATGGGTTACTATTCATCATATAAAGGAACTGAGAATAAGTTGAAGGATGATGATTTTGAAGAGGAGCCATTTGACCTCCCAGATAACCCTCCTGCAAGTCTGTATACCAACATGAGTGTTTTTGAAAATTATGATGCAAGCAAAGCTTACAGTAGTGTTGATGACTACTTCTGGGGGAAACCACCTTCAACAGGAGATGTCTTTGTGATTATATTTGAAAAACCAATTGtaattaaaagaattaaagtgAATACTGGAACAGAAGATCGACAAAATGATATTTTGCATCATGGAGCTCTAGATGTTGGGGGGAATATtcgatattttaaacaaaatagacaATGTGTTACTTATATTAAACTAGGAGAATTCAGAAATGGAAATTTTGAAGTATCTGATGTAAATCAAAAAATTCCATTTGATATACATTGTATGAGGATATATGTTACCAAAACACAAAAGGAATGGCTGATTATTAGGAGTATTAGCATTTGGACTTCTTAG